The genomic window aggtaaaaatttatatgtaattattttcatgtgaagttaatacttaaaaattgttaaataataatataGTTAAATCTGTCAAATCATTCAAcaattcttagttattaatttcagATAAAGACATTTGCATGTGAATTTCTactaatattaaataattattttatctaatcaaattttaaatttaatcgTACAAAAATAAAACATCCACATTTAAATATTTCAAAAAGAAattattccatgattaataatTGAAATGAATCTTTTTTGTTATTAATCCGATTAATTTTAGAGTACCGGTATATGCAGTATTTTTGTTTGCACCATTTTTATACACCACTTTTTagtattaaaagtaattaataaGAAGGATGACAATATAAAATTTTGATCGACCCTTCTTAACAAAAAGAAGTCGATTTGAGTATAGTTGTCAGAATCAAACCGGTGATCAAATTGATTAGACTATTGGGTCACTAGATTATTGGTTCAACTGGTAAGTCACTGATTCAACTGATTAATCCGATTCCACATAAGTAAAACATATAAAATAGccaaaaacttaaaaattaaaatttaaaacacatATCTCCAATAACATTTTAATGAACATTAAGTCTCAaatcttaaaaaataaataatacaaaaataaatataaaatttgttaGTACTATTATATTAGTATCTCAATTTAACACAATTAAAATAATTCATAGATTATATCTAAGGAGTAATTTCAAAGTCTGGATATCTTTCTTCATCTGATAAATCTGGAGCTACATTCTGATTGATTTTATTCTGATTTACATTTTCTACAGAATTATTATTAGTTTCATCATCATCTCGATTATCTTCCAGATTCAATTGATCTAGCATTTCAATAATGTTTCAcaaatcataatcaataataaggcaaAATATTTGGTTAAAGCATTACAAAATCATCCCTAACAAGAATATACCCAAATCATCTAAAGTTAATTGAAGAGACATATTTGCAAGATCATTCTGTAAAGCATTAACTTCTTCAGGAGTTAAAAATAGTGGTAAATCTTCCATTATCCATTTCGAATGACCCTCAAATGCATCAAAACAAATTGGATCATAACTTTGCTTTCTCATTCGGTTCCTATATTATCAATTAACTTGATTATTCTTATTATGACTAAGAATTTAAAATAATGCCTTcaagaaagaataataaaaagtaCCTTTGTTGTAGCCTTAAGTTGTAATGAGCATAAACAAGATCATTAAGTTTTTGATGTTCTAACCGACTCCTTTTCTTTGAGTGAATGTGTTCAAAAATGCTCCAGCTACGCTTGCAACTTGCTACAAGTTTGACTCAAAACACGAATCGCTAACTTTTGCAAGTTTGGTGCTCCACATCCATAAGATTCCCACCATTAATCTTAACATAAAAAGGAAATAATATATCacaatcataaaaaataaatcataaatatatcacaatcataaaagactaattttaataaaaaatttaccaGGCATTATTGTGCTTCGCTCACGTATTACAGACTGTCTTCCAAAGTCTTGTTCAACATTCTTAAAGATTCTCATCTCACTTgtcaatttaaaattcaaatctgcATCACCGTAAGCATATCTCTCAATGACATCTAGTAGGCCAGAAGTTGTTTACTTGTACTTTTTAAATTCTCCAGCATTAAGTTGAAAAGCTGGATTTAACTAATAACCAGTAGCATGAAGGTTTTTATCGAAGTTGTGAATCTCAACGTGTATCTAAAATCTTCAAATAAGGATCAACAACCCTCTTTCTTTTTTGAAACCTCTTCACTATCTCTTCCCAAGCCTTATAAATAGCTTGATAAAGGAAACTCATTGCAGCTCTATTTTCATTATCCACAATACACAATACACGAACAAGTGGCTCAGTAAGCTTAACAATATCAGCATTGAttctaaaatttagaatttaagacTTGATCCACAAACTTTTTAGCTTTGGCTTCTTTAGAGTAAGCTGAGCTTGTCTATTCTCTAGATGTCACCATAGCTCTCAATGCATTCTTTTGAGCTAAAATACTTTGCAAAACAATAAAATTAGTGGTAAATCGGGTTGGAGCTGAACGAAGTATTTCTCGTCTGCCTGTGAATTTTCTCATCAAGTACAAAAGATAGCAATGATTATAGATACACTTCGTAATCATTGAAACTTGTGACAGTTCCACTCACTTTCTCTAACTTTTCAATATCCTGAAACATCAAATTAACACAATGTACTGCACAAGGAGACCAATACAATCTAGGAAACTCCAATTCTAACAACCTTCCAGCAGCAATATAATTTGCAGCATTATCCGTCACTACATGTACAACATTCTCAGGACCAACAAATAATACAACATCCTTAAGAAACTTAAACAAAGCATCAATAGTTTTTGAGACATGAgaagtatcaactgactttagaaAAATAGTTCCTTTAGGGCAATAAACCAAGAAATTAATTAAAGTATGCCTACAACGATCAATCCATCCATCGACCATGATAGTACATCTAGTTTGTTTCCAAATCTCACGATAATCTTCAATCAATTTACTCAACAAATATCCACGAATTCTTCCATAATTTGGTCCTTTATACCCTGCACCCATGTTTGCAATAGCATCGATCATTGGCTGATAATAAGCTGAATTAATCGCATTAAATGGCACAGAGGCATCAATCATTGATCTCGCAATAGCAATATCACACTTCTCCACAATTTCTTTGCTTTGGAGAACACTTTGATAGTTTGTTGAGCTCCACATATTGCTGCCGATGAAAAAAAAGATTGTAATCCCTTGAGTTGTTTTCCTTTTTTAGAGGTAGGTGTTGGAAGCCttgatttttgttgttgttgcatcTTATTATATTCAATATCATCAAATTCTCTTTCAACTTCATCACAAGCATTATAACTTTCTGCATAttcttcttgagtttttcttttcttggttCGAAGATCTTCAATGTTTTGATTGAATTGGTGTCTCACTTCAGCTGGCACCTTTCAACATGCCTCAATACCTCCACATTCTCTAGCCAAATGATGCTTAATCTAGTTAATTCCTCCACTCCTAATAAGCTTCTCGCAATAAATACATAACAGAATAGTTCTTCCTTTATCCACAACTTATTTACAATGGTCCCATGTAGGATCCGTTTTTCTTCTATTACTATTTTTTGGGTTCCAATTGTTACATCAGGAGTTGATCCTTATTCCTGGAAAGTTGGTGTTTCTGATGGTGTATTTGATGAAACCATCCTAAATTCCTAATCAACCAAGACTAAATGACTAATCTACAGAAATAATATACAACAACAATCTACTAAGAACAATATATAACAACAACCAAATATAACAAGAATATATTACACTATAATCAACAATATATTACACCaataatataaaacaaaaaaCTGAACAATTTAAcggaaattaacatagataatcAACACcattaatcaattaattctaaCAAAAGTACtaaattattgaaaatttaaaatactgaataactaaaaaaaattaaaaatacataccTTATGCACCGCCAGCAGAGGAAAGAGAGACTGGAGAAGAAGCACGGCGCCGACGACAATGACTGGACGACCGGACCGGCAAAAAGAGGACGACGACAGACACACAACGGCGCATGACAGGAGGCGATGAGCAGTAGCAATAGCAGGAGACGACAGATACACATGAGCCGACGACGTTCGATGGAGGTGGCACTGGCTGTGGTGGGTGGTGTGAGAGCGAGACTGCGAGCACGGTAAGGTGGCGCTGGCTGAACGGgtctctctcactctctcacaCTCTCAGTCTCAGGTNNNNNNNNNNNNNNNNNNNNNNNNNNNNNNNNNNNNNNNNNNNNNNNNNNNNNNNNNNNNNNNNNNNNNNNNNNNNNNNNNNNNNNNNNNNNNNNNNNNNNNNNNNNNNNNNNNNNNNNNNNNNNNNNNNNNNNNNNNNNNNNNNNNNNNNNNNNNNNNNNNNNNNNNNNNNNNNNNNNNNNNNNNNNNNNNNNNNNNNNNNNNNNNNNNNNNNNNNNNNNNNNNNNNNNNNNNNNNNNNNNNNNNNNNNGGCTTCGAGCTAGGGTTTCTTTTCTTTCAgctcagttttttttttaaaccgaaacgacgtcgtttcactTTAAGGAAAAAAATTTTTCGAACCGGTTcgaattattttaaatttgtcgGTTCATCGATTTTCGTCAAACCCAACCGGTTCAAATCGGGTCTCGCTGGTTCTCTTTCTTGTCCGGTCAGCAAGCTCACCCAGACCGGCTTTGTCACTAATTCATCGGATTTTCGGTCTGACCGGACGGGTCGGTCCGGTTTTGATAACACTGGATTTGAGATATTGCCATGCCACTCCTATAAGGTATAAGAtattcgtctctctttttaaaacatgtatttacgATGAGAATGTCAAatgttgaggaaaagtccaaaatagttttaccctcggtaTTAACTAACCAAAAACTATGACTTCTGTGAATACTTCCATACCCAGTCACTCCTCTTTCAACATGGTCAATTAAATCTCCTCcaaagaaaatcttatctcccgaaGGTATATCTTGGatcaaactctctagatcctcctaAAACCTTATCTTGTATTGCTCGTCCGAGCTCACTTGTGGGgtataggcgctaatcacatgaaaagtaCCTCCTTCCATCACAAATTTGATAAAGATGATCTGACCAACCACCCTCTTGACATCTACTatgtccttcttccactgcttatccacgaTAATACCTACCCCATTCCTATTATTCACCTTTcatgtataccaaagtttgaacccGAAGGTATCAAACTCCCTAGCTTTCGTGCCGACTCATTTTGTTTCTTATAGGTACATGATGTTAATCTTCCTTCTTGTCATGGTATCTACCACTTCCATGGATTTTCCTGTTAGAGTGCATATGTTctatgtcccaaatctcaaccttctgttaCTCTGACATTTACCTttacctttttctttgtgaactagcttatttaccctcgtccgttcacgaaaacaCGAAAACCCTTGCTCATTTAATATTGCACCCGGACACCGATGCAGCGACTCTTGCTCACGAGCCATACATCGCATTGCTTCCGGGTCATAAAGATTCGACTAAGTTTTTATGTTGGCTGTCGAAGGCCTAACACAACCCTTCTCCTTTATCCGAGTTTGAGACAGACTATGTACCGCAGATGTCGTAGCATAAGCGGAGttcatttttagttattaattttactAAAGACATTTGCATGTGAGTTTCTGCTAACATTAAATAATTGATTTTATCTGATCAAATTTTAAACTTAATCGTACAAAGATAAAACATCCTCGTTCAAATATTCCAGAAAGGAattattccatgattaataatTGAACATGAATCttttttgttattaatacaaATAATTTCAGAGTAACATTATATGCAGTATCTTTGTTTACACCACTTTTATACACCTCCACGTTTTagtattaaaagtaattaataaGAAAGACGACAATATAAAATTTCCTTTTATACCATAAAAAAAATGTGTACAAAAGAGGTGTATAAAAAAAATAGTTCCAATatcattttataattttattgaagACATTTCATGTTTCATTCAAAATCCAACCTTAACCAATTTTCTCATCAAGTGTTATTTCATGGAATGCAAACATCATGTAATCCAAACATATACAATCATGAAAATAATATCATTCTACATAAAATGAAATGAGGAACAATGATTTGTGCTGAGAGTTTCAACTGAGTTTTTGTTTTTGGTGCCACCAAACTGCAAGTGTCACAGTTGAAGCATAAACTGAATTGGGTAACCATCTAACGATATTCCCAACATGTGGGATCCCTTCTGTGATTTTCTTTGTTAGCATGGCGACCGTTGGTGCTATGGCGAAGGTGAGGATGAGTCGTTTACTAACAATCGTGACTGTATCTGATGTGATCTGCTTGATGAAGTCATAAAATTCGTTTCGATCGATTTCTCCATCAAAGTTGATGTCACATTCCTGCAATATTGTGATATGAATTAGAATGGATTCAAGAATGCAACAATTTCAATAAAATAGGAAAGAGTACTTGTTGATTGTAGTTGAAGGCATTGACAATTTTTTGGTTTGTTCAAACAAGGTTGGCATTTTGGATAAACTTTAAGGAGATTTGATGTTTTAAAACAGTCAAGCATCGACAGAAAGATGATAATGATTAATGATTTATGAGTAAATACTTTTCCAtcccaaaaacaaaaacaaaaaaaaaatgagagaaaatTAGTCCATTGTTTAAATACACTATCCTAAATACATCTTGAACTATCCctcaaatgaaccgaaattacacaGAATAATGAAATAGATAGAGCAGAGTACTATGGTAATTTTGATATGTAAGTAACCACAGCAAGTTGTTTATAGTACCTTCATGATTTCTCTGACTTTGGCTTTGGATGGAGGATCAATATGTGTAACAGGCAAAAACTTATTGATATCACTACAACATATCACAAGAATTATTCAAGTCTACAcaattttttttccttccaaAAAAACATAGTAAACTAAAATTTCGACAGCGATTCGAAGCAGAAATCTCACTTGTACACAAGTAAAACAGCAATATACAGatcttcaaatttcaaattaaCTCTTCCTCTATCATTCTTTACAGTGTCGAAAATTCGATCTGTAATAATCTTTATTTGCATTTTCCTTAGATAGATACCTGTGTAAAATGCAGGTTTATTAAAACATAAGTAAGATGATTGATCATGTTGATTAACTTTGCCTCTCAAGTTTTGTGATGTTGATTATGAACTGATATAATTCAgcttagtaaataaataaaaaaacacatATGAAGTGAAAGACTTTAACacaagcaagtgcactgagtgCAACAACTTTTACCAATAACATGTatgttatttatatttatatgcaGTATCTTAAATAATAATGTAATGCAATGTCTACAATAACATTGACAATATCATCTTGAATAATGTAGAGACTGCAAAATCATTAAGCTGGTTATCTCAGCTACCTAGATTTCATAAATTTTCAACCATATCATATCAATTCAACCACAGAACAGCCAATAGAAAGGTAAATCTTTGCATTTATGAATTCAATATATTGGTATAGTATCAGTTTCTGTATGATAACAACTTAGAAATCAAGTATCCCAATAATTTTACTGACATAAAAAAATCAACACATTGCTCATCAAAACATTGGTTGCTAAACTtgcaattgaaagaaaaataattacaaGTTTCACATCTTTGGTCTCAAGCCATTTTTCTATAACCCCCATTCTCCAAATAGATTAAAAAGAATTGCAAGCAaaagaactaataaagaaatcctgaaaataaataaataaataaataaatacaaatcGGAGAAACTTGAAAAATTGAAATCATTTAATTGATTGGAGCAGAATTCAGAAACTAAGCTACAAGTACATTAAATTAAGAAAAATGGAGTTTCATTTGCATTGGCATTGGCATTACCTTGTAACTTGTTCAGGACTTGTTCCATGGCACCACTCACTGTGGATCCGAATGTTTTTAAGGTTCAAATTCAATCAACACTTTTGGGGAGTGAAGTGTAATAGAGAAAAGGTATAATGTTTGGTTCGGGTGTGCTTCTGAATCACAATTCACACCTTTTGCATTATTACATTACTCATCTTAGGACCATTGTATTCCacataaagaagaaaaaagaaaaagaacaaaataataaaaatactttCGTATAGAAGACAGACACAATAAcacaaagtaaataaataaaagaaaattttattattattacataaGTAAGAAAATGTATTGGTTTGGATTTCCGACAGGTTCCTCCAACAATTATGGCTTCACATGCTGgaatttaattattatataagtaaataaataccatcattcaaaaatttttattaactaaaaaatttaaataatctagttaaatactaataaaaaaatatataaatagagTAATTCTTTAGCAAACCCAAATACAAAGGGAAAAAAATATAATTCTTGGTAGGGTCAAGAAACACTTTAATTTATCATCCCTATACCAATTTTTAGAGAGAGCTAGGCTATtgcaatatttaaaaaaatcagaTCAAACTTATGATGGAATCAGTTCAGAACAATCATTATCCATCATAATTATTGTACATAGTTTTATTGAAGACAGGTTATTATTTACAAGCATAACCTTTCACAGTAAAATCAAGAGTGTAACTATTTTGTAATTAACATGCAAACAGTAAGCAATCCTACGTAAACAAATAATGAAAAGTGTACCATTCTGCTAAAGTGCTAATTAAAACACAGTGATTAACAATGAACAATGACTAGTACTTTGGATCATCTCCGAAGGTCTGTTTTTGGAACCACACAACTGCAAGGGTCACAAGTGAAGCATAAACCGAATTTGGTATCTTTTGCACCACATTCCCAACACCAGGGACCTTTTCAGTGCTTCTCTTTGTTGCCAATGCAACAGCTGGTGCTACAGCCAAAGTGATAATAAGCTTTTGACTAACAATGATGAAAGTATCAGCAGTCAACTGCTTGATGAAATTGTAAAACTCTTCCCGATCGATTTCCCCGTCAAGGTTGATATCACAATTCTGCACAATGTCATATGAATCACAAAATTTTTAGTGTGCCAACAGTTGACAATAAGACTGCAAGGAAAACTTGTTTCTTGTAGTTGAAGCAAATGAAAAATCCTCAGTTTGTCCAAATAAaggtttccttttttattttaataaaagttTGTCCGAACAAAGTTGTAAATTAAATTTAGGGTAAATTACACTTTATCTCTTTTAAAATGATATGATATTACACTCCGCATCTCTTGATTTGTCATAGTTACACAATACTCCCTTATTGCTATGTTTGCAGAGATCAATGTCAAATTTTACAATACAAGGTCATGTTTCCCAAAAGTATATGAGTGCAATGTGTAATATCATCTAAACCTTAGGGGAgctaatatatattttagaaaTCGAGATGTATCGTGTGTAATATCACCTAACCTCAAAACTCAAGTGGGTATAATGTACCCTTGAATTTATTTTAGATGATTTGATATACATAGTCAAGCATGGAGAGAAAGATGGACCTTGAACAAACTGTTTCTCTACTAGTACTGGTACTTAATCAAAGATTTCTATGTTGATTTTAACTATAAACATGATAGTGCTTCTTAACATAAAGAGAAATACAAGACCCAGAACGATTTCCCAACTAGACTAATGTGTCCCAAATAAATATGATCTTTCATCAAAAAGATCCTGCAGCTCCCCACACCCAAAATCTTTAACATTAATCTTTTCCAGACACTGGCTTGACTCTACGAGTATGACAAATCACAGAAGCTAACTGGTTGAAAATAAGTGTCACTCTTAGCTTATGGTAAATAACAACCCTGACTATACAGAAAGCATTATCATCCACATGACGATGATAACTTAACAGGAACTTATAATAACATAATTCACTTACCATAGAGATATGAATGCAGAAGTGTCTCCACTGATACACAACAAAAGATATCTTGTTTTCTCCCTAAGGATTTATGATATACGTTTGTGCTAGCTGGTCATTGATTTTTTAATGTTGTATTGGAATTTGAACTTCTAACCCAACCTATGTTTAAATACCCGATCCCAAGTTCGGGATCCAGAAAAacgaggagggttgtgttaggcttGCGGCAACGTAAATTTTGTCACATCCCTATTCATGGCCACGATGTATGACATTTTTGGATCCATGTATGGTTGTGTTAGGCCTGCGACAATCAAAGTAAAATCTTGATGCATCCCAATGCAAGATGCAATGACATCTTTGATCCATGTAACCGACGCCACTTAGTGGAAAAAGGCTATTAGAATTTGAACTTCTTAGTTGGATTGTATAACATATCACCTTTCCAAGAGCGATATGATTTAGTAGCACATAACTGAATTTGTTGAAAACCTTGGGATTTGAGTAAAAGAGTTCAGTTCTTCCCTGTGATTGCATGGTAGTCACACTCTCAAACATGGACACCAACCCACCCCCCNNNNNNNNNNNNNNNNNNNNNNNNNNNNNNNNNNNNNNNNNNNNNNNNNNNNNNNNNNNNNNNNNNNNNNNNNNNNNNNNNNNNNNNNNNNNNNNNNNNNNNNNNNNNNNNNNNNNNNNNNNNNNNNNNNNNNNNNNNNNNNNNNNNNNNNNNNNNNNNNNNNNNNNNNNNNNNNNNNNNNNNNNNNNNNNNNNNNNNNNNNNNNNNNNNNNNNNNNNNNNNNNNNNNNNNNNNNNNNNNNNNNNNNNNNNNNNNNNNNNNNNNNNNNNNNNNNNNNNNNNNNNNNNNNNNNNNNNNNNNNNNNNNNNNNNNNNNNNNNNNNNNNNNNNNNNNNNNNNNNNNNNNNNNNNNNNNNNNNNNNNNNNNNNNNNNNNNNNNNNNNNNNNNNNNNNNNNNNNNNNNNNNNNNNNNNNNNNNNNNNNNNNNNNNNNNNNNNNNNNNNNNNNNNNNNNNNNNNNNNNNNNNNNNNNNNNNNNNNNNNNNNNNNNNNNNNNNNNNNNNNNNNNNNNNNNNNNNNNNNNNNNNNNNNNNNNNNNNNNNNNNNNNNNNNNNNNNNNNNNNNNNNNNNNNNNNNNNNNNNNNNNNNNNNNNNNNNNNNNNNNNNNNNNNNNNNNNNNNNNNNNNNNNNNNNNNNNNNNNNNNNNNNNNNNNNNNNNNNNNNNNNNNNNNNNNNNNNNNNNNNNNNNNNNNNNNNNNNNNNNNNNNNNNNNNNNNNNNNNNNNNNNNNNNNNNNNNNNNNNNNNNNNNNNNNNNNNNNNNNNNNNNNNNNNNNNNNNNNNNNNNNNNNNNNNNNNNNNNNNNNNNNNNNNNNNNNNNNNNNNNNNNNNNNNNNNNNNNNNNNNNNNNNNNNNNNNNNNNNNNNNNNNNNNNNNNNNNNNNNNNNNNNNNNNNNNNNNNNNNNNNNNNNNNNNNNNNNNNNNNNNNNNNNNNNNNNNNNNNNNNNNNNNNNNNNNNNNNNNNNNNNNNNNNNNNNNNNNNNNNNNNNNNNNNNNNNNNNNNNNNNNNNNNNNNNNNNNNNNNNNNNNNNNNNNNNNNNNNNNNNNNNNNNNNNNNNNNNNNNNNNNNNNNNNNNNNNNNNNNNNNNNNNNNNNNNNNNNNNNNNNNNNNNNNNNNNNNNNNNNNNNNNNNNNNNNNNNNNNNNNNNNNNNNNNNNNNNNNNNNNNNNNNNNNNNNNNNNNNNNNNNNNNNNNNNNNNNNNNNNNNNNNNNNNNNNNNNNNNNNNNNNNNNNNNNNNNNNNNNNNNNNNNNNNNNNNNNNNNNNNNNNNNNNNNNNNNNNNNNNNNNNNNNNNNNNNNNNNNNNNNNNNNNNNtcgagaaaaaaacaaaaaaaaaaaaaaccccccccccccccccccaccGCGGGAAAATGGTGGTGGCAGTTTGAACTCATGATAATATACTCAGTTAACTGAACACTGCCTCAGAAACAAAATGGTTCTCCATAAACCATCACAATTCAGTGAAGTTTGTTCACATAAACTCAATGAAGAATAGCTTTGCAAACATAATTGACTCAGCAACTGCTCAAATGACCCAGAGTTTCTATATTATAAACAATTTAGCAGATGGAGAAAGGTACCTTCTCAGGTTAAATCCTCCATCATTAACATAGTTAAATAAATGAATACGTCAAAAACTATAAAATGATCAAGAAATGCATATACTTCATAAAATGTCTATAACAGAAAGCACAGATTCACTTCATATAATCATATGGTGAAGATTTCATATATAAGTAGAAAACATAGTTTGTTCTCATTGTGAAACAATAAAGTACCTGCATCATCTCTCTGACTTtgtcttttggtggaggatcaaAATGTGGACCAGGCAAATGCTTGTTGATATCACTACAATATAGAAACCACCGCTTATAGAATAATTATCCATATCAACCAAGCTAAAATGTGGGCTAAATTTTGAGGCAGATATCTCACTTGTACACAATCAAAACAGCAATATACAGatcttcaaatttcaaattaGCCCTTCCCGTCTCATTCTTCACGCCATCAAAAACTCGATCTGTAATCTTCCTTATTTGCTTTCGCCTCCACTCCTTACCTGTGTAAAGTGAAAGGCTATTATATTAAAAGGCAAACGGAGCATTGAGCACAATAATTTTACCATTAAAGTAAATGCAAATATATGTTGCATCTTACATGTGGATCTTTACCATTGATTAACAAGATGGGACTCAAGCAAGGGTCCCAAACAAAAATCAAATCAATGGTAAAGATCTTCACATGACAAGGGCAGCCCAGTACAAAACATCCCACATTATGTAGGGTTCAAGGAAGGGCCGCATCCAAAGAGTGTAATGTAGGCAGCCTAACTTGATGCAAGCATTAGTGGCTGATACTACGACTTGAACCCGCAACCATGAGTTCAGGTGGAGACAATTCAACTGTTGCTCCAAGGCTCCACTTCAGATCTAAAAATGGCAAGAATATGTGGAATTCTCAACTGAGAGGATCCATTCCTAATTCATCAAGGCCTAAAATCTGCAAATCTATAAGCAAGGGCATTGAGCAAAAGAACTTTACTAATAACTAGCTATAGCAATACCCTTTATCTGATCCACTGTCCTAATTGGAGCCTCTAGAGGACTTATCTGAACTTGTCCATAGCACTAAAATGAGGTATTATCATCTTCTTCACAATCAGTATTACGGTGTTACCACAATTGACTCTAATGCATCCATTCCTAATTCCATTCAGTCTAGTGACCCCACTTCCAACTAAGCACCATCACCTTTGTAACATCACACTAACTGCAGTTGCAACATTCAGATTAATTTCCAGCAAAAGAAACTAAGCATAAGGGTTTAGCAATTCTCTTATTGCTACTCCACTATCACAAGTTTAATCTGTAATCCACTTCAAATCTTAATTGAAACCCTTAGTTAAAACACATATTACAGCATAGATTTCATAATTCTCATCCGCATGATAAATTTAAATCAGAAGCAGCAGTATCCAATGAAATATCTAAACTACAGCAAATAGAAAGGTGCATGTAATTTAAATCAGAGAAAATCATGTATGCATGTTGGTGAGAACATGGAAAGTCAACGCATCAGAGAGATGAATTATGAATCTCCGCAATCAGATAGAGAgagaaaaaacaataataaaagcaGAAAAGTGGTTTTGGCATTTGGAGCGTTACCCTGAAGCTTGTCGAGGATTTGTCCCATGACAGCAAGCTTCGCAGCTTCTGATTTCCGTAGTTCTTAATATCAGCTTTTCCAGTTTTCCTTGTTACTCATTACTCCGCTTAATCTTAAAGTCTCAGATTCACCTCAAAAAATCCGGGCCAAACGACAaactcatcattattattattattattattattattattattattattattattaaggaaGCCTGTCCAACACTTCGATCCTTAACTTTTTTATTTTNNNNNNNNNNNNNNNNNNNNNNNgattttatttgtattttgtggaGAGTTTTAAActtttacaaaatttttttaacaatataaCCAATTACTACCACTAGTACTATTATCTTTTTCATCCTCATTATTA from Arachis ipaensis cultivar K30076 chromosome B09, Araip1.1, whole genome shotgun sequence includes these protein-coding regions:
- the LOC107618663 gene encoding uncharacterized protein LOC107618663, with amino-acid sequence MEQVLNKLQGIYLRKMQIKIITDRIFDTVKNDRGRVNLKFEDLYIAVLLVYNDINKFLPVTHIDPPSKAKVREIMKECDINFDGEIDRNEFYDFIKQITSDTVTIVSKRLILTFAIAPTVAMLTKKITEGIPHVGNIVRWLPNSVYASTVTLAVWWHQKQKLS
- the LOC107618662 gene encoding uncharacterized protein LOC107618662, yielding MGQILDKLQGKEWRRKQIRKITDRVFDGVKNETGRANLKFEDLYIAVLIVYNDINKHLPGPHFDPPPKDKVREMMQNCDINLDGEIDREEFYNFIKQLTADTFIIVSQKLIITLAVAPAVALATKRSTEKVPGVGNVVQKIPNSVYASLVTLAVVWFQKQTFGDDPKY